A section of the Rossellomorea marisflavi genome encodes:
- a CDS encoding helix-turn-helix domain-containing protein, which produces MDFSAVGKKIKELRKNSGLSQEELSEGICTQAQISKIEKGLVFPYASTLYQISQKLGVDVNYFFDIGTTPRLDYVQEVVEQLQIMRRSLRFKEMMDIVKAEEVNPLFSQNKKNLQLLLWHKGIYLYEVENKKDEAIETLYKAVHIADVKGKIMQEREIEILLTIGAIYSEADINMALTIFEEVGSHVQLLPHLNDYTIKTRLYYNLARTLTILNRLDESNKYCAEAIKWCLQRDSIYLLGEILYQKGYNLELVNKPKEAKELMEKALIVFELQQDDKYMNFIKDKIKQLSQ; this is translated from the coding sequence TTTTCCGCTGTGGGAAAAAAAATTAAAGAATTAAGAAAAAACAGTGGTTTGTCACAAGAAGAATTGTCTGAAGGGATATGTACACAAGCTCAGATTAGTAAAATTGAAAAAGGTCTTGTCTTTCCGTATGCCTCCACACTATATCAAATATCGCAGAAGTTAGGTGTGGATGTTAATTACTTCTTTGATATAGGAACAACTCCACGGTTGGATTACGTTCAAGAAGTCGTCGAACAATTACAAATCATGAGAAGAAGTCTGAGATTCAAAGAAATGATGGATATAGTGAAAGCTGAAGAGGTAAACCCACTGTTTTCACAAAACAAAAAAAATTTACAACTTCTACTATGGCATAAAGGGATTTATTTATATGAAGTAGAAAATAAGAAAGATGAAGCAATTGAAACACTTTATAAAGCGGTACACATTGCGGATGTGAAAGGGAAAATTATGCAGGAAAGAGAAATAGAGATCCTGCTAACTATTGGAGCAATTTACTCAGAAGCAGATATAAATATGGCACTAACAATATTTGAAGAAGTGGGCAGTCATGTTCAATTACTGCCTCATTTAAATGACTACACGATTAAAACCAGGCTCTATTACAATTTGGCAAGAACTCTTACAATACTAAATAGATTAGATGAATCAAATAAGTATTGTGCTGAAGCGATTAAGTGGTGTCTACAAAGAGATAGTATTTACTTGTTGGGAGAAATCCTTTACCAAAAAGGTTACAATCTTGAATTAGTAAACAAACCAAAGGAAGCTAAAGAGCTTATGGAAAAAGCATTAATTGTATTCGAACTACAACAAGATGATAAATATATGAATTTTATTAAGGACAAAATCAAGCAACTATCACAATAG